The following coding sequences lie in one Deinococcus detaillensis genomic window:
- the mgsA gene encoding methylglyoxal synthase: MASPESQSDAAARSGKHQIALIAHDKKKLELALFALAHRELLSQFHLVATGTTGSILQKQTGLQVERVLSGPLGGDQQIGARIALEQVRAVFFFRDPLTAQPHEPDVSALVRLCDVHDIPLATNPASAEALVLWLQKEEAAAPRG; the protein is encoded by the coding sequence ATGGCCTCTCCCGAATCTCAATCCGACGCTGCCGCCCGCAGCGGCAAGCACCAGATCGCCCTGATCGCCCACGACAAAAAAAAGCTGGAACTGGCGCTGTTCGCTCTGGCCCACCGCGAGCTGCTTTCCCAATTTCATTTGGTCGCCACCGGCACCACCGGCAGCATTTTGCAAAAGCAGACCGGCCTCCAAGTCGAGCGGGTGCTGTCGGGGCCGCTGGGCGGCGATCAGCAGATCGGAGCGCGAATTGCCTTAGAGCAGGTGCGGGCGGTGTTTTTCTTCCGTGATCCGCTGACCGCCCAGCCGCATGAACCGGATGTCAGCGCTCTGGTGCGGCTGTGCGACGTTCACGACATTCCGCTGGCCACCAACCCGGCCAGCGCCGAGGCTCTGGTGCTGTGGCTGCAAAAAGAGGAGGCCGCCGCGCCGCGTGGATAG
- a CDS encoding GNAT family N-acetyltransferase translates to MPPTIRLLQAKDAAPYRELRLRALTEDPAAYLTSAEEYAQRSPDEIAARLGATEQALTLGAFLKTKLIGMATLVRLERYKQRHRADVVSVYVAPEARGRGVAAELMRRLIDQARQQKGLEVLGLRVTETQVAARRLYEKLGFELWGVQPDALRKGEAALTELHLQLKL, encoded by the coding sequence GTGCCGCCTACCATCCGCTTGCTCCAAGCCAAGGACGCCGCCCCCTACCGCGAGTTGCGCCTGCGTGCCCTCACCGAAGACCCCGCCGCGTATCTCACCAGCGCTGAGGAGTATGCCCAGCGCTCACCAGACGAGATTGCCGCCCGACTCGGGGCGACCGAGCAAGCCCTGACGCTGGGCGCTTTTTTGAAGACTAAACTCATTGGAATGGCCACCCTGGTGCGGCTGGAGCGGTACAAACAACGTCACCGTGCCGATGTGGTCAGCGTGTACGTAGCTCCAGAAGCGCGGGGGCGCGGGGTGGCCGCCGAGTTGATGCGGAGGTTGATTGATCAGGCGCGGCAGCAAAAGGGACTGGAAGTTCTGGGGCTAAGAGTCACCGAAACGCAGGTGGCCGCCCGCCGACTCTACGAAAAGCTGGGCTTTGAACTCTGGGGCGTGCAGCCAGATGCCCTGCGCAAGGGCGAAGCGGCGCTCACTGAGCTGCATTTGCAACTGAAACTGTAA
- a CDS encoding YraN family protein encodes MKGADAEDRALSELLALGHTLLARNYRMRGGEIDLVTMHGGVFVFSEVRQRRSAKYGSALESVTPRKLELMQRSALSYLIREHGRDDLPCLLQVISIEGEAAIGALSITPVE; translated from the coding sequence ATGAAAGGAGCCGACGCCGAAGACCGCGCCCTGAGCGAACTCTTGGCCCTCGGCCACACCTTGCTGGCCCGCAATTACCGCATGCGGGGCGGCGAGATTGATCTGGTGACGATGCACGGCGGGGTATTCGTGTTTAGCGAAGTGCGCCAGCGCCGCAGCGCCAAGTACGGCAGCGCCCTAGAGAGCGTCACGCCGCGCAAACTAGAGTTGATGCAGCGCTCAGCGCTGAGTTACCTGATTCGAGAACACGGGCGCGACGATTTGCCGTGCTTGCTGCAAGTCATCAGCATCGAAGGCGAGGCGGCGATCGGAGCGCTGAGCATCACGCCGGTTGAGTGA
- the dcd gene encoding dCTP deaminase: MSILPDWRIRELAQKGMIEPFEDRLVRTTENQHVISYGLSSFGYDLRCADEWKIFTNVNSAIVDPKHFDERSFVDVQAKEIIIPPNSFALARSLEYLQIPDNVMVVALGKSTYARCGLVANVTPLEPGWEGHVTLEFSNTTPLPAKMYAFEGCVQLLFFEGERPEVTYRDRAGKYQGQRGVTLPKL, translated from the coding sequence ATGAGTATTCTTCCCGATTGGCGGATCCGTGAGCTGGCGCAAAAAGGCATGATCGAACCGTTTGAAGACCGCTTGGTACGGACAACCGAAAACCAGCACGTCATCAGCTACGGCCTGAGCAGTTTCGGCTACGACCTGCGCTGCGCCGACGAGTGGAAAATTTTCACCAATGTCAACAGCGCCATCGTCGACCCCAAACACTTTGACGAGCGCAGCTTTGTTGACGTTCAGGCCAAAGAGATTATCATTCCGCCCAACTCCTTTGCTCTGGCCAGAAGTCTGGAGTATCTGCAGATTCCCGACAACGTCATGGTGGTGGCATTGGGGAAATCGACCTATGCACGTTGCGGACTCGTCGCAAATGTAACGCCATTGGAACCCGGCTGGGAAGGCCATGTCACCTTGGAGTTCTCCAACACCACGCCTTTGCCGGCCAAGATGTACGCCTTTGAAGGCTGTGTCCAGCTTCTTTTCTTTGAAGGCGAGCGCCCTGAAGTGACTTACCGCGACAGAGCGGGCAAATACCAAGGACAGCGCGGCGTGACCTTGCCCAAATTGTGA
- a CDS encoding metallophosphoesterase family protein — MRVAVISDVHGNAFALRAVLDDLRDAAPDVVFNLGDQVEGAANPALAYQLQVKLGAVEVRGNNEEKLWPNGRRNPLSQKYGAWLEQQLTPEALARLAALPLTAWVEDVLACHGTPTSAWDSLLWVWQPTNEGGFYRSRDPRELRRMLEPLSAGVVVCGHTHRAGSTRVGDTLVVNAGSVSDQVDGDPRARWTLLERRSGRWTADFRAVPYAIAAATHWATQHSPFGEGQAALLESGEMTVRGEAALTAGGP, encoded by the coding sequence CTGCGCGTGGCCGTCATCAGCGATGTTCACGGCAACGCTTTTGCTCTCAGGGCCGTGCTTGACGACCTGCGAGACGCCGCCCCCGACGTCGTGTTCAACCTCGGCGACCAGGTTGAAGGCGCGGCCAATCCTGCTTTGGCGTATCAGTTGCAGGTCAAGCTCGGCGCAGTGGAAGTGCGCGGCAACAACGAAGAAAAGCTGTGGCCGAACGGGCGTCGCAACCCGCTCAGCCAAAAATACGGCGCTTGGCTGGAGCAGCAACTTACCCCAGAAGCGCTCGCCCGCCTCGCCGCTTTGCCGCTGACGGCGTGGGTAGAAGACGTGCTGGCCTGTCACGGCACGCCGACCTCAGCTTGGGACAGCTTGCTGTGGGTCTGGCAACCCACGAATGAGGGCGGCTTTTACCGCAGCCGCGATCCCCGCGAACTTCGCCGGATGTTGGAACCGCTCTCGGCGGGCGTAGTGGTCTGCGGCCACACCCACCGAGCGGGCAGCACGCGGGTGGGCGACACGTTGGTGGTCAATGCCGGCTCGGTTTCCGATCAGGTCGACGGCGATCCCCGCGCCCGCTGGACACTGCTGGAGCGGCGAAGCGGGCGCTGGACAGCCGACTTCCGCGCTGTCCCTTACGCTATCGCGGCGGCGACGCACTGGGCAACCCAACACAGCCCTTTCGGTGAGGGCCAAGCGGCGCTGCTGGAAAGCGGCGAGATGACCGTTCGCGGCGAAGCGGCACTGACGGCAGGCGGGCCGTAA